From a region of the Apibacter sp. B3706 genome:
- the rplQ gene encoding 50S ribosomal protein L17 — protein MRHGKKFNHLGRTASHRKAMLSNMATSLILHKRINTTVAKAKALRTYIEPLLTKSKEDTTHNRRTVFSYLQSKEAVTELFRTVATKISSRNGGYCRIIKTGFRLGDGADTALIELVDFNETYNSGESNKKVTRRSRRSTKKADSAESTSEAVVNETSEVESENKSDETKE, from the coding sequence ATGAGACACGGAAAAAAGTTTAATCATTTAGGGAGAACTGCATCACATCGTAAAGCTATGCTTTCCAATATGGCTACTTCCCTTATTCTTCATAAAAGAATTAACACAACTGTTGCTAAAGCTAAAGCATTAAGAACGTATATAGAACCATTATTAACTAAATCTAAAGAAGACACTACTCATAATAGAAGAACGGTTTTTAGTTATCTTCAGAGTAAAGAGGCGGTTACTGAATTATTTAGAACAGTAGCAACCAAAATTTCTTCTAGAAATGGTGGATATTGTAGAATAATTAAAACTGGTTTTAGGCTAGGAGATGGTGCAGATACAGCTCTTATTGAATTAGTGGATTTTAATGAAACCTATAATTCAGGAGAATCTAATAAAAAAGTAACTAGAAGAAGTCGTCGTTCAACTAAAAAGGCGGATTCTGCAGAATCAACATCTGAAGCTGTAGTTAATGAAACTAGTGAAGTTGAATCTGAGAATAAATCAGATGAAACAAAAGAATAA
- a CDS encoding OmpA family protein, whose protein sequence is MNKKCILFLLAVICTCLNVQAQNVDSSNFTDDYVKFTNDQKQFNDWSVSIYGGVPWLITSDFTSVDNGASSKWRVGYDFQASINKQISHVFGLSLLGQFGETKQGYGSNKVDAKTNYFALSVLGDLNVSSLFRRIDNRSPYRWALHAYAGLGTIQYKAKTKFLEKGSTVYETMADEDMGLKSIFAQVGTGLTYKINKRWDASVRAIYIITGDELFDGSGNNGHYADLHKGSKSDNFLTTSLGVTYKIGKHNEYLGWVDPLREMFTKINDVASQQQLEVCVFGDKDDDGVCDDWDRELDTPKGARVDGSGRALDVDMDGIIDLYDKCPTFPGPASNDGCPEPQKLAEDAINPLIATMGGIQFNLDSDKILLESQPILDQVADIIIKYGQGTRFLVEGHTDARGTDAYNLNLSKRRVTSVIKYLVSKGVPPYQLTGKGMGFTNPKYPECKPASKCPEWKNKENRRVVFKLLDSE, encoded by the coding sequence TCAAAAGCAATTTAATGACTGGTCTGTATCTATATATGGAGGTGTTCCGTGGTTAATTACATCTGACTTTACCTCTGTAGATAACGGGGCATCTAGCAAATGGAGAGTTGGATATGATTTTCAAGCTTCAATAAATAAACAAATTTCACATGTCTTTGGATTAAGTTTATTAGGTCAGTTTGGTGAAACCAAGCAGGGGTATGGTTCAAATAAAGTAGACGCTAAAACTAATTATTTCGCATTAAGCGTTTTAGGAGATTTAAACGTTTCTTCTTTATTTAGAAGAATTGACAACAGATCTCCTTACAGATGGGCCCTACATGCATATGCCGGTTTAGGAACAATACAATATAAAGCTAAAACTAAATTTTTAGAAAAAGGTTCAACCGTTTATGAAACTATGGCTGATGAAGATATGGGCCTTAAGTCTATTTTTGCTCAGGTGGGTACCGGATTAACATATAAAATTAACAAAAGATGGGATGCATCAGTGAGAGCTATATACATTATTACTGGTGATGAACTATTTGATGGTTCCGGTAATAACGGTCATTACGCTGATTTGCATAAAGGAAGTAAATCCGATAACTTCCTAACAACATCTTTGGGAGTAACGTATAAAATAGGAAAACATAATGAATATTTAGGTTGGGTTGATCCATTACGTGAAATGTTTACAAAAATCAATGATGTAGCAAGTCAACAACAATTAGAAGTTTGTGTTTTTGGGGATAAAGATGATGACGGTGTTTGTGATGATTGGGATAGAGAATTAGACACTCCTAAAGGTGCTCGTGTTGATGGTTCCGGTAGAGCTTTAGACGTAGATATGGACGGTATTATTGACTTATATGATAAATGCCCTACTTTCCCTGGTCCTGCATCAAACGATGGATGTCCTGAACCGCAAAAACTTGCTGAGGATGCTATTAATCCACTTATTGCAACTATGGGAGGTATCCAGTTTAATCTTGATTCAGACAAAATTCTTTTAGAATCGCAACCTATTTTAGATCAAGTAGCTGATATTATAATTAAATACGGTCAAGGTACAAGATTTTTAGTTGAAGGACATACTGATGCTAGAGGAACAGATGCTTACAATCTTAATCTATCAAAAAGAAGGGTAACTTCTGTGATTAAATATTTAGTTTCTAAAGGTGTGCCTCCTTATCAATTAACAGGTAAAGGTATGGGATTCACTAACCCTAAATATCCTGAATGTAAACCTGCTTCTAAATGTCCTGAATGGAAAAATAAAGAAAACAGAAGAGTGGTTTTCAAATTACTTGATTCTGAATAA
- a CDS encoding DNA-directed RNA polymerase subunit alpha: MAILNFIKPDKVILVESDDFKGQFEFRPLEPGFGLTVGNALRRVLLSSLEGYAITSIRIEGVEHEFSTIPGVIEDVTEIILNLKKVRFKNQINKGGNEIVTAQISGKSELTAGDLGKFISSYQVLNPDLVICHMDKSVKFNITFNIDKGRGYVPAEQNKSNHAPIGTIAIDSIYTPIRNVSYSIEDYRVEQRTDYEKLILDIQTDGSITPQEALTEAAKILIHHFMLFSDERITLEADVVSSADTYDEEALHMRQLLKTKLVDMDLSVRALNCLKAAEVETLGELVSFTKSDLMKFRNFGKKSLTELEDLVYSKNLTFGLDVSKYKLEAE; this comes from the coding sequence ATGGCAATTTTAAACTTTATAAAACCTGATAAGGTAATTTTAGTTGAATCAGATGATTTTAAAGGTCAATTTGAATTCAGACCCTTAGAGCCTGGATTTGGATTAACCGTTGGAAATGCTTTAAGAAGAGTTTTATTATCTTCGTTGGAAGGGTATGCTATTACATCAATAAGAATTGAAGGAGTTGAACATGAATTTTCAACTATTCCGGGTGTAATAGAAGATGTGACTGAAATCATATTGAATCTTAAAAAAGTTAGATTTAAAAATCAAATCAATAAAGGTGGAAATGAAATTGTAACAGCTCAAATATCCGGAAAATCAGAATTGACAGCCGGAGATTTAGGTAAATTTATTTCTTCTTATCAAGTTTTAAATCCTGATTTAGTGATTTGTCATATGGATAAATCAGTTAAATTTAATATAACTTTTAATATAGATAAAGGAAGAGGGTACGTACCTGCAGAACAAAATAAATCTAATCACGCTCCAATAGGAACTATAGCAATTGACTCTATTTATACTCCAATTAGAAATGTTAGTTATAGCATTGAAGATTATCGTGTAGAACAGAGAACTGATTATGAAAAGCTTATTTTAGATATTCAAACAGATGGTTCAATAACTCCTCAAGAAGCTTTAACAGAAGCAGCTAAAATATTAATTCATCATTTTATGTTATTTTCTGATGAGAGAATAACATTAGAAGCAGATGTTGTTTCATCCGCAGACACTTATGACGAAGAAGCTCTTCATATGAGACAGTTATTAAAAACTAAACTAGTTGATATGGATTTATCTGTTAGAGCTCTTAATTGTCTTAAGGCTGCAGAAGTTGAAACTTTGGGAGAATTAGTTTCCTTTACAAAATCAGATTTAATGAAGTTTAGGAATTTTGGTAAAAAATCTCTGACCGAATTGGAAGATTTAGTTTATTCTAAGAATCTGACTTTTGGTTTGGATGTTTCAAAGTATAAATTAGAAGCAGAATAA